Within Apteryx mantelli isolate bAptMan1 chromosome 10, bAptMan1.hap1, whole genome shotgun sequence, the genomic segment TATAACTGTCTCTGGGACCCAGGTGCATGGTGGGGTCCCTCTCCAGCGTCTACGCTGATAACCTTGCTCACCTTCCCATGTCACTCGCAGCTCTCTGGCTGTATGCATCCAGCCCCATCTAAGCTACAGCTGGTGCTTGCACATCTGCGTGAGCCCCTCTGTGTCCTGGTATATGCTGGGGCACCTTCCACCCTCTCCCACCGAGAACCCATGATCCAAGCGGGTGCTGCTTAGTGCTAACACGGCTGCGACTCTGCACACAGGCATGAGGCACTGCAGGCAGGCAGTGTGCAGCTCACAGAGTTGCATCCCCGTTGGTTACTGAGAAGAAAGCAGATCAGCCCTTGATGTCCAGGCAATTCTACCTCCCCTGCTACCAAAGTACCATGATAGCACTCAAACACTGGgtaggcaaagggcagtagactcCTACAGCCATCAAGGAGCAGAGGTGAGCCCTTTCCAGTCAGACCCCGACCTTCACACTGCGTGGGCCAGCCTGACACGGCCACTGCATAGCAAGACTAAACAGCATCAAGCCAACTTTGCTCTCCAGGTGGTCTTGACTGAAAGCCACATCCTGTACAGTTCATTTGCAAAGCAGCACATGTAGGAAACTGCACACAGATACTCTACTGAGAACGCAAATTGAACCCAAAAGTTCTGACAGCAAATCTACGCTCCCATCTCTGCCTCATCCACCCTTATGTTTACCACCAAGGGTGGAACTGCAATGCTCATGCCAAAGCCTGAGGCACAGCAGCACATGTCTTGCAGATGGTGATATCAGAGCCTTCATCAACCACTGACATCCTCCAGGCTCTGCTTGCTCACTTCAGCATATGTTAAAGCACATGTTCTGGCTACTGGGTAACCTGTGACCAGATAAATAGGTAGTAAAAGGGACCAAACCCAGCTTTCTTTCCACATGCAGGTTCCTAGGAAATGTCCTTCCAGCTTCCTGGGTACAGCTCTGGAAACAAGGCATGTATCAGCTCCAGCTGAAGCAATGCAGATTGCTGGATGTACTACTAAAGAGAGCAGCTCAGAGGCTGCCAGCTGTAAAATCCTATCCCCCACTGCAGCACTGTGGCCTGGTCCTGCTTCACTTAGGGCCCTGGCAGCAGTTCTCAGCACTGAGGCACTTGTTCACCCCACTGTGCACATCTTTATCCAAGTGTGTCCAGGGCAGTCAGGCTCGTCCGAAACACACAAAGGAGCACCAAGCCATCAGCTCAGTACATGCGGGTGAGGGGTAAGGCTGCAGTACAAGGGATTAGGCAGATCTGCCAACttgtccttctggagggcaggAAGGGGAGAGTCTCTGCCCATACAGACTCCTCCATCCCATGGCATCAGGACAGAGCACCCTGCTCCCTAAGAGAGCTGAAAGATCATCACTAACCAGGAAGACATATAAGGATGAATTTACATGGGAAAACACACTAATGTTACAGAATAGGCTGGTTCAGGAACAGCAGACTTGGAGTAAGATAAACCAGGACATCAAtaccagcagaagcagcactggtAATGGAAACAGGATTCAGTCCTAGGCTTTTGTGAAAAGAGTCTAGGAAAGCAGAACCCATGTATGCCATGTGGTTCCAACCATTCTTACCTATAAATAAGCATTGCTGAGCTAAAATTCACCTCTTCAGCCTGCTTTACAGAATTAAATAGTGATTCCACAGTGCTCCTGCCAACGAGTCTGCAGAACCATAAAATGAGGTGCCAAGAGAGAAGAATACTCCCACAAACCAGCACTGCTACCCAGCAGCACATCTGGAGATGTGAGACTACCTGCAGCACAAAGCTGGGACTGGGTCTTGTGGAGATCAGGTAAACCACTGTAGGAGGCAAGTACTCATCTAAGACTCAAGTGCACTCATTTTTCTAGAAAGGAGAATCACTCCAGGAAATGATGTATTGATATACCATGAACATTAAAGGAGACTCTACAGTGGGGCTCTGAAGAGGGCAGAGTTGGGTTTCAAGGTATGAGCAGGGTTAGATTTAGGAAATCATCTGGCTCCCAGAGCAAGACTGGCAGGAACCTCAAGAGGTTGGCAGCCCATCCTCCTGTGCTAAGACAGGGGAACCTACAAGTGCCCTGTCTTTGGTTTATCTGTCCTTAAAGATCTCCTGCAATGCAGAATCCCAAGGCCTCCAAGCAGTCTGTTCATGTGCTTTGTTCTCCTCCCCATTAAAAAACTCTTCCCAACTGACTCTTTCATGATGCAGGGTACGCCCATCAGTTTTTGTGGTGCCTTCATGGACATGGATAACACGTGGCTCTGTTCCTCTTTTCAGGAGTTTCTTACACAAAGCTGGTGTTGTGATCTTCCTTAGTCacgaaggagaaaaaaattcaagCCAGATCAGAAGCAACAAAAGGAACCTGGCTGGTGGAACTCACTGCCACACAAAGAGACAGCAGCTACGAGTGCCCTGTGAGGACAGATAATGAGCCCTGTGTACAGataacagctttgcagagagaaATGCCCTGTCCTGGGCATGAGCCAATCTCTAAATCAGCCCCTGGAACAAGCTGCTCTAAACCACCTGCACCTGTGAGTTTCCTGCACCTTCCTCTACAGTAGCTGATGTTGGTCCTGCTGAGGACAGGCCACATCAGCTCAGACAAACACTGCAGCAGTTCTTCTCTGCTTCTCACAGCTGCCCAGGGCACTTGGCAGGGAGGAATTTGGaccatgctctgagcaatcaGTCTGACATGCCAAAGCATGACATTCTCCTGCAGAGCAATATGTGATGCTCTTGCTGCACCAGATCCCTTCCAGAGCATGTGATGGCCCAAAACAGATGCTTTGACTGCCCATACAAGCACGGGGGTGGACCCTTGGCTGCTGAGGTTTCCCAGCTCGTCATGGGCTTGGGTGCTCCCCTGAGTGTCTTACCAGCAGGCCAGTGTCACGCAGTGCAGCCTGGAGTTGGCACATCACTGTGTCTCTTCCACAGTTCACCCTGAAGGGCAGCAGCTATGTCTTGCAGCCTgacctgctcctcctgctcatGCCTGCTGTCTGCTCAGAGAGGTTCCTCAGGCTGGAGATCAGCTTCTCAGTCTGCTGAAGAGAGACATACAGCTCACAACAGAAAACAGGCAGCcagtcctgcccagcagcctgccTGCACATAGTGATGCCAAGCACTGCTTTGACCAGCCTTCAGGGCCATGCAAGACACTCACGCAGTTCAGCTGCACCATGAGGCTCCCCCCAAGATGCTGACTGCAGGCCAGGCTGGGTGACTGGTGGTACTGCAGTTAACGTGATTGCTCTCACCCCTGTGCCAGCCTCTGTCCTGGCACAGCCTTGCTCCAGGCTCACAGGAGGATTTTTGTGTCTTGGCTGAGGGACTTTCTACTGCACTTTGCATTCAGAGTTTTGTATTAGGAAAATCCATCCTGGCCCCGACAGtcctgggaggaaggagagaaaatcGCAGAGAAGCATTTCCCCCTTCCATTTCTAGAGGCTCCAACAGACCCAGACCCCAGGCACTGCCTCCTCCTGCTAGCCCACAAATTGCCCTCTTTATATCCTCTCCCATCACAGAAGTGGGCAGCTCAGGGGTAGCTGCCTTCAGCTGTGATGAGGGAGACAGCCCTGGAGAAAGCCCAGCCTCCAGCTGAGCGGAATGAACATGGAAACCTGGCCCTGCATCCGCAGCCAAGTGGGCACCAGGCTGGGCTGGATGATGAGATGTGCCTGGTGGCTGTGTGGCAGAGGGAACCAGTCCCTTGGGGCTCTGTGGACATCCACCCTCTCCCAGACACAACACATGTCCTTTCTTCCACCTGCAGTGTAAAGCCATGTCTTCTCTGGTGGCTGTCAGAGGAGGGAACGTGCCAGCGAGCTCTCCAGCCTCGGCAGGTCTGCAGGACCTGACCACCAGCCTGAAGCACCAGCAGGGTCCCTGGTATGATCACAGACCAGTCCTTTTGCTGCACAGCCTCAGTGCAGAGAAACCTTCCTGGCATGAACCAGAAGCACAGTCCCTCCCTCGCAGCTCCATTTTCCAAAGCAATGAGAGCAGTGTTCCTTGGAGCCCCTGCTACGATGATTTATCCAGGTCACGGTGAGGACAGCTGGCTAACTGAGGTTAACAGCTTTCTCAGTTTCATTTCAAAAAGACATTAGCATGGGGGCTGTATTAAACAACGATATGCCAAATCCTGATTCATTCACCAGGAGAGCTCATGATCAGGTGGGGGACTCAGCTGACAGGCAGGGCTGTTCTGCTAGCCTTTCCTAAAGGGCAGGACCATAACTCATGCTCCCAGTGCTAAATTGCACCTGACACACCAGGCAGAGGGCTCCTGGTATGTGCAGCCTGCTATAGGCACCCTGGGACTGTCAGCCCTGGGAGCACAAAACCATCCAGACAGCCCCAGAGCACCAGCCAGGCCCCCAAATCAGATTTATCAGCAACTTTGGCTGAAAATCCCACCTCAGCTCCCAGTTCAGGAGAGGCACTTGCCCTCTGTACTGCTTCGTGACCACCTGCTCCTGTCCCCAGTATCACTGCCTCAAGAGGCACTTGAGCTTCCAGTTCTGGTCTCTAGCCCCTTTCCTTGCCTGCCTCCTGCTCAGCTCCTTTAGCTTTAGCGTGCGCCAGCAGCCCCATGCCTGTTCTTGCTCTTTACGGTTTATCAGCATCCATCCAAGCTTTTCCAAAAGGGTTGTGGAGGTATCCGTGATAACATCAGCTGTACTTACTGGTCTGCAGATGCAGACTAGTCCTGCATCTGTTTTTGAGTCCTAGCTTGGTCTCAGTTAAGTTTCTGGCTCTCCCATTTCATCTCTCTCATACTGTGTGCACTAGCTGCTTACCAGCAGCTGCCCCTACTGATGGGCTCTTAAAACCtcatttcctcctgctgcttgGGCCAGACTCTTGTTGCACTCTGCcagctggaaaagaaacaaactccTGAGATCAGCCACTCAGCCCCACTTTCGAGCACCAACATGCCAGCAGCGGAGCTTCCCTGCAAACCTGCTATACCTTCCCTGAGTGTGTGtagctcctgcccctctcctcatcGTTTGTCCTGGAAGTACCTGCCTGGAGAGCGGGACTGGGCCAGTGCAGTCACCTCTGCTCTAGGCACAGTGTGATCAGCAGGGTCCCTGGCTGACGGgtgtgatggtggtggtgggttcACCACGCCACCTTGTTCCACGCTGCACTGCTCTGCATGGACGAATGAAAGAACAGTGCTCTTGACATAAAGTACTTAAGAACTGAAGCAGACCAGATGCAAGGACTGCAGCAGTAAGGGCAGTGCAGTGCACCACATGCCTTTGGCCTTTGTCGCCTTTGCCTAGCTGCAGCAGGCACTGGTCACCCTGGTGTCTGAACCACAGGGGAAATCAAGGGAATGCTTTGCAGGCTAACAGGCCCAGTGCCGGCAGCTTCAGTTCCTCTGTGCACATtacagtgctggtcagatgtgtgttattcttccttttcctctctggcaGTGCATCCAAGGGACTGTGAGGCTTCAAAAGCAGTAGGAACTGACATGAAAAAGTTTGCACTcacctttccccttccttcccttctctcttctgctGTTTGGAGCTAAATCTACCTTCCCTGTCACAAGAGATGagaggtgaacaagcaaaacatGTCCGCATCCTTCTCTGGTTGCAAGTGTTCCTTCAGGGGTCTGCTCCTTTTGTCCAgtttttctccctctctgaaGAGTTTTTGCTCTCTGTCTATGCCCCAGCCAGCAAAACTGGCGTCAGGTTTGACTCTGCACCCTCCACATGTTGTCCCCTCCAGCTGTGCACACTGCAGCCCTCACCCTGCAGCAGCCCTCACTGAACCTGCCGGCTGGCGCTGCCCCTCCAGGGCCAACCTTCATAGGCCCCTTCTCCTCAGGACTAAATTCTGCaaactctcctccctcctcttgcCTTTGGGCCAGTTCCCTGTGCTGCTGTTTTCCAGGCTCCATGGGGAAGCACTTTAGTGCACTGGAGGAGGTGGGAGCAAAGTGATTGAAGACCACAGTAAAGAAGCAGCAAGGGGAAAGAGCCATGAAACATTTTGCTGCCTAGGACTGCTGTGCAGCCATGCAAAGTCAAGGGCATAAAGAGAAAACACCGAGAGCTTTGAGCCCCCGCTGCAGAGGACAGAAGCATTCCCAACTATTTCGTAAGGGCTGTGTATGAACAGCAGGCCCAGTGCCatgctgctgttttcccttctgcaAGCTCTTATGGGTGTCATCAGCTTCACATGGATGATGGCTTTGCACCAGGGATATATGTGTCAGTTGGTACAAGAGCAGAAGGAGGAAGTGCTGATAGTGGGGAAAAACACAGAGGAGTGAGTTGTGAGAAATACAATTTGCAGGGACAGGAAAGTGACTAATACCTAAGTGAAAAGATGCTCCTAGGCCAGAAGAGACTGTGAAATGGGTACAAAAAGTGAGGAAAAACTAAGCACTGCAGACTGGGATGGTGGGAAGATTCTGGCACAGAGGATAAAGCACAAGGGGCAGGTCAAAAACCAGGGTGTTCTCCACCGAGCTCCCTTGGCCCACCAGGACTGTGGAGATGGAAAAGTGGTCCTGGAAAGGGGCAGTAGCTCTTGACAGAAGTTGGGAGGGATGGAAACAAGGGGAGATTTTGGCACCGCTGGAGAAGATGGGAGAAGAGATCATGCACAGTCAGATGGGTTTGGAGATGTGACAGATGGGAAGGTGTGCTCTATTTTCAGTCAAACTCTGCCCTTCCCTGTAACTCCACAAATAACAGAAGTGAAAGCAACAGAACAAACAGAAGTATGGTGAAGAGCAACAGAGATGGTTTAGCATTGGGACagcttccctgtttttttttaaaaaaagacttctgtttgGAAGAGGGATGATGGACAAAACATGACAGAGGTCTATAAAATCATGAGTGTCATACAGCAGGTGAATAACAATGATTACTCATGGTCTTTTCCAATAAAACACCGAACAGAAATGATCAGGTAACAGGTTCAAAATAAAAGGAAGTGGCTCTGCATCCTATGCACAGTTAAGCAGTGGAATTCCCTGCTGCAGCTGTTAAACATGAAGACTTCAGCTTAGGCTCAGGAAGCCCCTTAACCACAGATCCCCAGAAGGTGGGAAAGCATCTTGGGGCAATATCCCCTGTTTTTCCAAGGGGACAGACACTGAGCTAGGTGGAGCACCGTTCCAACCCAGAACGGTGTTATGTTTGTATGTATCAGGACTTGATGTTCAGTACTTTACTTGGGAGTTTTGAAAGAGAAAGTTTGGACCTGGGCTGTCATATCTGTCACTGTTAACACCAAAACCAAGCAGCTAGACTCAGCTGAACTCAGTaccaacaaaaagaaaaggaaaaggaaaaggtagaggaagaggaagaggaaaggcaaTAAGACAGAGTAATTATAAGAAAGAGAAGTATGATTCCCACCCTCCCATGCTCTCCCTGCAGAAAGACGTATGCACATCAGTACACGGACACACgtatacacacacagaaagaaatgCAGGCATGCACTGATACATTCGCAGATTCATTTGTCCTCCCCCATTCATGCACACAAACAGACAAATGCACACAACCTCCCGGCACCCAGCCTTCACTAGTGGGCAATCTGAAAACAGGCTTGCAGCAAGCACTTCTGCCCACACACTGCTCTctgtctacacacacacacacacccacccacGCATTGAGAACAATGGATGACTTGGCAGTAGAAGGAATATCTGGTTATGTTCCTTCAAAGGCAATGAACATACCTCATCACCAACAAATGAAGTGAAACAAAGCATTTCCACTTTGAATGAtaagagaaaaaaaccccaaattctGCAATGCTGCCCTCATTCTGGAGAAACCAGCTGTGCTGAGCTCATTCCTGCTATCCATCATGCTGGGACATGATACTCCAGTATCAATTCCTAGCTGGTTTAGTCTCCAATTGGCTGAGAATATTATCAAGTTGTTAAGATAGACAAAAGAATTCTCTGACTTATGGGGTGCTGAGACAGATTAGAATTGGGTACCATGGAGGACAGATGCAGGTTAAGCAAGTAATCCTGTAGTGTGCAGCAGCAGTGGCTGCACGGATTTTCAGACCAGCCCTCTTCAGGTCCAAGAGTCTGCTTGCCATATGGATCTAAATGACAGCTGTGGTCAAAATCCGGTCACAACTACAGGTGTCTGAGTGGACACCAGTGGATCCCAGCCTCTCTGGCTGAGGAGACGGGGGAGTGGCGCTCTCTCCCAAGCCAGGTTCATATGCAGAAGGAATATGCTGCCTGAGCACACAGTTTGACTCCTGGCAGCTTCTGAAACACAGGGATCTGAAGAGAGGAGCCATAGCAGGGCAGGGGACCATGCAGATATGGCAAAGAGGGAAGCACTGGCACAAACGCTGCCTAGCAGGCCTCCTGAAAGGTCTGCAGAGCAATCAGGATATTCCCATCCTAAATGGCTGCGTGTCCTGCAGCAAACTCAGGATTTCATCCACAGCAGCATAGCTCAACAGATCTGAACAACCTCGTCTCATGCCACTGCTATCACCAGCTAGGACAGCACTGTCTGGCAGGCTTGGTCTCCCTCCTGCTCTCCACTGGCCACCCCGTTCCCTTCTCCGAGGGCCGGTCAGCAGCAGGACACAGGGATCGACATCCAGGACGTCTGCTCATTGCAGCAGACACACCCTCGAATCAAGGGCAATCCGAGCGCCTGTTTGTGGTCAGCAGAGCCGCAGCTGCCTCCCTGGTTCTCTCGACTTTCCCCTCCTCACTGGGAGTTTACAGACTACGCTTTTGAATCTTTAGCCTTTCCTTATGCTCTCATTTAAATGAGAATAGTAGAATATCACTGTTACTGTGAATATATGAAATAAAGTTCCTAGCCTGGCCCACCGAGCCAGAGTGGACTGGCATCTGCCCCTACCTGCTTCTGAGCTTCCTCCTGCGGCTGGTGGCTGGCATCCAGGTCCTGGCTGAGCTGCTGGATCCGGCTGCATTTCTGCTCCAGGTctgcctgcctctcctctccctctgcttGGTCTGCAGTTGATAGATCCTCTGCTCTTGAGCATCCAGCTATTGACCCGcccagggaaagaaagaaaaaatggaaaaaaaatcaattaatacTAAACGGCTTAACAAAACCCCGAACAGCACAGACCtgatgctgctgggggtggggatTGTCGGGAGGAgacaccccccacacacatgaGCTGCAAAAACCTGATGTTCTGGGGACAGGAAGCCAATATGGTAGGTGTGATCTGACATGCACGCCAGCGGCAGCAGGGATATGTCCAACTCGGGAAGGCAGGGAGACAGCAGCACCTGGGTACCTGCCTCTCTgcgcacagaggaggtgtcaaaCCGTCTGGGCACAGGAGGCAAAGAGAACAACCGAGCAAATGC encodes:
- the LOC106498818 gene encoding uncharacterized protein isoform X2; amino-acid sequence: MLIALWLTFVSLSCSLLDKLYSWSAERRKCRAQSPLLVLGTAGTAWLRATALPFLHGQLPPEDMYGGIFRAGRFDTSSVRREAGTQVLLSPCLPELDISLLPLACMSDHTYHIGFLSPEHQLDAQEQRIYQLQTKQRERRGRQTWSRNAAGSSSSARTWMPATSRRRKLRSREGRFSSKQQKREGKEGERTVGARMDFPNTKL
- the LOC106498818 gene encoding uncharacterized protein isoform X3, which gives rise to MDSCHQRTCMEASLEQGRRFDTSSVRREAGTQVLLSPCLPELDISLLPLACMSDHTYHIGFLSPEHQLDAQEQRIYQLQTKQRERRGRQTWSRNAAGSSSSARTWMPATSRRRKLRSREGRFSSKQQKREGKEGERTVGARMDFPNTKL